In a single window of the Acinetobacter tibetensis genome:
- the pcaC gene encoding 4-carboxymuconolactone decarboxylase yields the protein MNDEQRYEQGIKVRTEVLGEKHVNRSIENLNDFNADFQNFISRFAWGEVWSRPGMPRHTRSLVTIAILLSLGREDELRMHLRACFNNGVTKDDLKELILHCSLYAGLPAANAAMHMAEEVFADLGIAPQKLSEQHLNQEQTNQE from the coding sequence ATGAATGATGAACAACGCTATGAACAAGGGATCAAAGTCCGAACTGAAGTGCTAGGTGAAAAGCATGTGAATCGTTCGATTGAGAACTTAAATGATTTCAATGCAGATTTTCAAAATTTTATCAGCCGTTTTGCGTGGGGTGAAGTGTGGTCTAGACCGGGCATGCCACGCCATACCCGCAGTTTAGTGACGATTGCAATTTTATTGTCTCTAGGTCGTGAAGACGAATTGCGTATGCATTTACGTGCTTGTTTTAACAATGGTGTGACTAAGGACGACTTAAAAGAATTGATTCTGCACTGCTCACTCTATGCAGGTCTACCGGCAGCCAATGCAGCCATGCATATGGCAGAAGAGGTTTTTGCAGATTTGGGCATTGCCCCGCAAAAGCTGAGCGAACAGCATCTCAACCAAGAACAAACCAATCAAGAGTAA
- a CDS encoding MFS transporter: MASQEYATQKTSIDAQALINDAPISKYQWLIAIVCFLIVFVDGIDTAAMGFIAPALAQDWGIDRSQLGPVMSAALGGMIIGALVSGPTADRFGRKIVLSISMLIFGGFTLASAYATDLNTLVILRFLTGIGLGAAMPNATTLFSEYCPQRSRSLLVTCMFCGYNLGMATGGFISSWLIPTFGWHSLFLLGGWSPLILMIVVIFFLPESYRFLIVKGRDSEKVRNILTRIAPEKVQGVTEFHVPEEKNEGAEKKGVFGMLFSQKYVKGTALLWLTYFMGLVMIYLLTSWLPTLMRETGATMERAAFIGGLFQFGGVLSALFIGWAMDRFNPNRIIAGFYFVAGIFAFAVGQSLANPTLLAILVLCAGVAINGAQSAMPALSARFYPTQCRATGVAWMSGIGRFGAVFGAWIGAVLLGNDWSFTAILSLLMIPATTAAVAIFVKSLVAHTDAT; this comes from the coding sequence ATGGCGTCTCAGGAATACGCTACTCAAAAAACGAGTATAGACGCACAAGCACTGATTAATGATGCACCGATTAGCAAATATCAGTGGCTTATCGCAATTGTATGTTTTCTCATTGTTTTTGTTGACGGTATTGATACTGCGGCAATGGGTTTTATTGCTCCCGCTTTAGCACAAGACTGGGGGATAGACCGTTCGCAATTGGGTCCAGTCATGAGTGCGGCTTTAGGCGGCATGATTATTGGTGCGTTGGTGTCTGGTCCAACCGCTGACCGCTTTGGGCGCAAGATTGTTTTAAGTATTTCGATGCTGATTTTTGGTGGCTTTACTTTGGCATCGGCATATGCAACTGACTTAAACACTTTAGTGATACTGCGCTTTTTAACGGGTATTGGTTTGGGTGCGGCGATGCCGAATGCAACCACGCTATTTTCTGAATATTGCCCACAGCGCTCTCGCTCGCTACTCGTGACCTGCATGTTCTGTGGTTACAACTTGGGTATGGCGACAGGTGGTTTTATCAGCAGTTGGTTGATCCCAACTTTTGGTTGGCACAGCTTGTTTTTACTGGGCGGTTGGTCGCCACTAATTTTGATGATCGTGGTGATTTTCTTCCTGCCAGAATCCTATCGTTTCTTGATTGTGAAAGGTCGTGACAGCGAAAAAGTTCGCAACATTCTAACGCGTATTGCACCTGAAAAAGTACAGGGTGTCACTGAGTTTCATGTACCTGAAGAAAAAAACGAAGGTGCAGAGAAGAAAGGTGTGTTTGGCATGCTGTTCTCTCAGAAATATGTCAAAGGCACAGCTTTATTGTGGCTGACCTATTTCATGGGTTTGGTGATGATTTATCTGCTCACCAGTTGGTTACCAACCTTAATGCGTGAAACTGGCGCAACGATGGAGCGTGCTGCATTTATCGGTGGTTTATTCCAGTTTGGCGGTGTCCTCAGTGCTTTATTTATTGGCTGGGCAATGGACCGTTTCAACCCGAACCGCATTATTGCAGGCTTCTATTTTGTCGCTGGAATTTTTGCTTTTGCCGTAGGGCAGAGCTTAGCAAATCCAACCTTACTTGCCATTTTAGTGCTTTGCGCAGGTGTTGCAATTAATGGTGCGCAGTCGGCAATGCCAGCACTCAGCGCTCGTTTTTATCCAACCCAATGCCGTGCAACAGGTGTGGCGTGGATGTCTGGAATTGGTCGTTTCGGTGCGGTATTTGGTGCATGGATCGGCGCAGTTTTACTGGGCAATGACTGGTCATTTACTGCAATTTTGAGCTTGCTCATGATTCCTGCAACGACAGCGGCTGTCGCAATTTTTGTTAAATCACTTGTTGCACATACTGACGCAACTTAA
- the pcaD gene encoding 3-oxoadipate enol-lactonase, whose protein sequence is MTNRQGKTLSVAISGQDNAPVIVFSNSLGTDKGMWQPQVAAFEQQFKVVTYDTRGHGQSDVIEQTTVQNLAEDVIDILDGLNIEKAHFCGISMGGMTALWLGIHHADRFHSITVANSAVKIWTEEGWNARADAVTVNGLADLVKTTHTRWFSEQFDYQHDALAQRTIQSLATTPALGYAESCQALAQADLSTQIQQIQIPTLVIAGAFDPVTTVADGVFMQQQIQKSELTVIDASHLSNIEQPELFNQTLSQFIGSIQ, encoded by the coding sequence ATGACCAATCGTCAAGGCAAGACTTTATCTGTTGCAATCAGTGGGCAAGACAATGCGCCTGTGATTGTATTTTCAAACTCGTTGGGTACAGATAAAGGCATGTGGCAGCCACAAGTTGCTGCTTTTGAACAGCAGTTCAAAGTAGTGACTTATGACACACGTGGTCATGGGCAAAGCGATGTGATTGAGCAGACCACTGTACAAAATCTTGCAGAAGATGTGATTGATATTCTTGATGGTTTAAACATTGAAAAAGCACATTTCTGTGGAATTTCGATGGGCGGCATGACGGCTTTATGGCTCGGTATTCACCATGCGGATCGTTTTCATAGCATAACTGTGGCGAACTCAGCAGTCAAAATTTGGACTGAAGAAGGTTGGAATGCCCGTGCAGATGCTGTGACAGTCAATGGCTTAGCAGATTTGGTCAAAACTACGCATACCCGTTGGTTCAGCGAACAGTTTGATTATCAACATGATGCTTTGGCACAGCGTACCATTCAGTCTTTAGCGACTACGCCAGCACTGGGCTATGCAGAATCTTGCCAAGCGCTTGCCCAAGCGGATTTATCTACTCAAATTCAACAGATTCAGATTCCAACTTTAGTGATTGCAGGCGCATTTGACCCAGTCACGACAGTGGCAGATGGTGTCTTTATGCAACAACAGATTCAAAAGAGTGAACTCACAGTGATTGATGCATCACATCTTTCCAATATCGAACAGCCTGAGTTGTTTAATCAAACCCTCAGTCAGTTTATTGGATCGATTCAATAG